A stretch of Metabacillus sp. FJAT-52054 DNA encodes these proteins:
- a CDS encoding peroxiredoxin-like family protein, which produces MAEVQLREDFKEYLEQFKKNTPKETREKMEQAIRELENSQEGKGLQVGDQIPDFVLPDANGKEISITDILKKGPAVITFYRGGWCPYCNMELKAYQSILDEIHEAGAELVAISPESPDASLSTKEKNDLSFHVLSDQGNRTAQDFNLVYRMPEYLIEIYKEKGLDIPGHNGDESWSIPVSATFIADQNGNIIYEYTKADYKDRAEPSEILAQLKQINY; this is translated from the coding sequence ATGGCTGAAGTACAGTTGCGTGAAGACTTTAAAGAATATTTGGAGCAGTTCAAGAAAAATACTCCTAAAGAAACACGGGAGAAAATGGAGCAAGCGATTCGGGAGCTTGAGAATTCTCAAGAAGGAAAGGGCCTTCAGGTTGGTGATCAAATTCCTGATTTCGTTCTGCCGGATGCGAATGGCAAGGAAATCAGTATAACGGATATCCTGAAAAAAGGACCTGCTGTTATCACATTTTACAGAGGCGGATGGTGTCCATATTGCAATATGGAGCTTAAAGCTTATCAATCCATTTTGGATGAAATTCATGAAGCGGGAGCTGAGCTTGTAGCCATCAGTCCGGAAAGTCCTGATGCATCACTCAGCACGAAAGAAAAAAATGACCTGTCCTTTCATGTTTTAAGTGATCAAGGAAATAGGACGGCACAGGATTTTAATCTTGTTTACCGTATGCCCGAGTATTTAATTGAAATTTATAAGGAAAAGGGATTGGATATTCCCGGACACAATGGAGATGAATCCTGGAGTATTCCTGTATCCGCTACCTTCATTGCCGACCAAAACGGAAACATTATCTATGAATATACGAAAGCCGATTACAAAGATCGGGCTGAGCCTTCTGAAATTCTTGCTCAATTAAAACAGATCAATTACTAA
- a CDS encoding TerD family protein, whose translation MGVSLRKGQKVDLTKTNPGLSKIAVGLGWDINQMGGSAFDLDASVFLLGENGKVPSDNDFIFYNNPNGASGSVLYCGDNRTGAGMQDDELIRIDLNRVPHNFQKIAFTITIHDAAEKRQNFGQISNAYVRIFSEDTGMEFIRYQLGHEFSVETAIVAAELYRHQNEWKFNAIGSGFGGGLSALCRNFGVTVDDEPATQNHPQGSEYIQPNHPPQGSIQQSYQQQNDFSQNRGYSSGVYQETPGISSNPYQQGNPSAQTYNGAQGYGMNQLSSYAGGQVQTAGRTTSCPRCQSQNVSAGKKGFGIGKAALGGLVLGPVGLLGGFIGGGKVQFNCNQCTYKWSPDQKDFAAWANEQKRNAQELLQRFKSQDVMDAIVAGCALVSLADGHISSAERQKVNEFFNNSQELRVFDTAKVNQRFNHFVMNLERDWMTGHAEAMRALGNVRSKPEVGRLVVRYCVAIGFADGNFDPSEKQAVADICRELGLNPSEFLS comes from the coding sequence GTGGGTGTAAGCTTGAGAAAAGGGCAGAAAGTGGATTTAACTAAGACAAACCCTGGTCTTTCTAAAATCGCAGTCGGTTTAGGATGGGACATTAATCAGATGGGGGGCTCTGCATTTGATTTAGATGCATCAGTCTTTCTGCTTGGGGAAAATGGAAAGGTCCCTTCAGATAACGACTTTATTTTTTATAATAATCCAAACGGTGCGTCTGGCTCCGTTCTTTATTGCGGAGATAACCGGACTGGCGCAGGAATGCAGGATGATGAACTAATCCGTATCGATCTAAACCGCGTCCCGCATAATTTTCAAAAAATAGCATTTACGATAACGATTCATGACGCTGCTGAAAAAAGACAGAACTTTGGTCAGATTTCTAATGCCTATGTCCGCATTTTCAGTGAAGATACAGGGATGGAGTTCATCCGCTATCAGCTTGGCCATGAGTTCTCAGTGGAAACAGCGATCGTTGCAGCTGAGCTTTACAGACATCAAAATGAATGGAAATTCAATGCAATTGGAAGCGGATTTGGCGGCGGGCTATCAGCGCTATGCAGAAATTTTGGAGTGACCGTAGATGATGAACCGGCTACTCAGAACCATCCTCAAGGATCAGAATACATACAGCCGAACCATCCGCCGCAGGGATCAATCCAGCAGAGCTACCAGCAGCAGAATGATTTTAGCCAAAACAGAGGCTATTCTTCCGGCGTTTATCAAGAGACACCGGGTATCAGTTCAAATCCATACCAGCAGGGGAATCCATCTGCACAGACATATAATGGAGCACAGGGCTACGGAATGAATCAGCTATCTTCCTACGCAGGAGGTCAGGTTCAAACTGCAGGCAGGACCACTTCTTGTCCAAGATGCCAATCCCAAAATGTGTCAGCCGGCAAGAAAGGCTTTGGAATCGGTAAAGCAGCATTAGGCGGGCTCGTCCTTGGACCGGTCGGATTGCTGGGGGGATTTATCGGCGGCGGCAAGGTTCAATTCAATTGTAATCAGTGCACATACAAATGGTCTCCGGATCAGAAGGATTTTGCAGCATGGGCGAATGAGCAGAAGCGGAATGCACAAGAGCTGCTGCAGCGCTTTAAAAGCCAGGATGTTATGGATGCGATTGTAGCAGGATGTGCATTGGTAAGTTTGGCAGATGGGCATATTTCTTCAGCAGAGCGGCAAAAGGTAAACGAGTTTTTTAATAATAGCCAGGAACTGCGTGTGTTTGATACAGCGAAAGTGAATCAGCGTTTTAACCATTTTGTGATGAATCTTGAAAGAGATTGGATGACTGGGCACGCAGAAGCAATGAGAGCTCTTGGAAATGTAAGAAGCAAACCTGAAGTGGGAAGGCTTGTTGTGCGTTACTGTGTCGCAATCGGTTTTGCAGATGGAAACTTTGATCCTTCAGAAAAACAGGCAGTAGCAGATATTTGCAGAGAGCTTGGCTTGAATCCATCAGAATTTTTATCGTGA
- a CDS encoding sporulation protein — protein MLLRKWMSRLGIGAAKIDLVLDSEIYKQGDVINGRYDIYGGTIEQKLKRIESDLVQTLNGKETHILNNCIYTASTVMAEENRAISFKCRLPEQLPLTDEKTTYKFVTKLIFENGTDSLDHDEIRVIPQ, from the coding sequence ATGCTATTAAGAAAATGGATGTCCCGTCTTGGGATTGGCGCAGCTAAAATTGATTTAGTACTAGACAGCGAAATCTATAAACAGGGTGACGTCATTAATGGGCGCTACGATATTTATGGGGGAACCATTGAACAAAAATTAAAAAGAATTGAATCCGATCTTGTTCAAACCCTTAATGGAAAAGAAACTCATATCCTAAACAACTGTATATACACTGCTTCCACAGTGATGGCAGAAGAGAATAGGGCCATCTCTTTTAAATGCAGATTGCCGGAGCAATTGCCTTTGACGGATGAAAAGACGACCTACAAGTTTGTCACGAAACTTATTTTTGAAAATGGGACGGACAGTCTCGATCATGATGAAATCAGGGTTATACCACAATAG
- a CDS encoding putative quinol monooxygenase, whose translation MISITAYMNVKPGYREEFLEKVQQVIEHTREEEGNVSYRLYEETGNSNQFVMLEQWKDQHAIDVHNQSDHFQNFFAAAKKILAEPLTLKRFINDDD comes from the coding sequence ATGATCAGCATTACAGCTTATATGAATGTAAAACCGGGGTACCGGGAAGAGTTTCTTGAAAAAGTACAGCAGGTAATTGAACATACAAGAGAAGAAGAGGGAAATGTCAGTTACCGCCTATATGAAGAAACAGGCAATTCCAATCAATTTGTGATGCTCGAGCAATGGAAGGATCAGCACGCCATAGACGTTCACAATCAATCTGACCACTTCCAGAATTTTTTCGCAGCAGCTAAAAAAATACTTGCTGAACCTCTCACATTAAAGCGATTTATTAATGATGATGATTAA
- a CDS encoding quinone oxidoreductase encodes MKALVFEEFGGPEVLTYKEIDKPVLETDEILVRIEAAGLNFADVYRRKGNYHLAGKPPYILGYEGAGIVEDAGNHSGIKPGDRIAFADVPYANAEYVAVPVDKAIPIHDGITSDTAASVLLQGLTAQYLTRDSYQVKEGDVILVHAAAGGVGQILVQIIKMMGGKVIGLTSSAEKREAALKAGADEVFLYHENWTEKTMAYTNGIGADAVYESVGSTLNESFAAIRIGGTVIFYGMAGGDPLPVDPRMLMDQSKTLTGGDLWNVLTSKEERVNRSSELFNWILDGHIRIQPPLSFPMEKGADAHRLLESRKSTGKILLKP; translated from the coding sequence ATGAAAGCATTAGTGTTCGAAGAATTTGGAGGACCAGAGGTATTAACGTATAAAGAGATTGACAAGCCTGTTTTAGAGACCGATGAAATTTTGGTCCGCATTGAAGCTGCTGGCTTAAACTTTGCAGATGTGTATAGAAGAAAAGGGAATTATCATTTGGCAGGCAAGCCGCCTTACATTCTCGGTTATGAGGGAGCGGGTATTGTTGAGGATGCAGGGAATCATTCCGGAATCAAACCGGGTGACAGAATTGCGTTTGCAGATGTTCCTTATGCAAATGCCGAATATGTTGCGGTCCCTGTTGATAAGGCGATCCCGATCCATGACGGTATCACATCCGACACAGCCGCATCTGTCCTTTTGCAGGGATTGACCGCACAATACTTAACGAGAGACAGCTATCAGGTAAAAGAGGGGGATGTAATTCTCGTTCATGCTGCAGCCGGCGGTGTCGGCCAAATTTTGGTTCAAATCATTAAAATGATGGGTGGAAAAGTGATTGGCTTAACCTCTTCTGCAGAAAAAAGAGAGGCCGCGTTAAAAGCAGGGGCAGATGAAGTATTTCTATATCATGAAAATTGGACGGAGAAAACGATGGCCTATACAAATGGAATAGGTGCAGATGCCGTATATGAGTCTGTCGGCTCCACCCTAAATGAAAGTTTCGCTGCCATCCGAATTGGCGGGACGGTCATTTTTTATGGAATGGCCGGCGGTGATCCTCTTCCTGTTGATCCGAGGATGCTGATGGATCAATCCAAGACCCTGACAGGCGGAGATTTATGGAATGTCCTCACTTCAAAAGAAGAACGCGTAAATCGTTCCTCAGAGCTCTTTAATTGGATACTAGATGGGCATATCCGCATTCAGCCTCCGCTTTCATTTCCAATGGAAAAAGGTGCAGATGCTCATAGACTTCTTGAGAGCCGCAAAAGCACCGGTAAAATTTTACTTAAACCATAA
- the cls gene encoding cardiolipin synthase, whose product MLKKIIIILFLSAAALTGIAYTAVNDVKSGAESYNRQHPILASPISTGDASLFTDGKTLIRSLYKDIEEAQSFIYIHFFIIRDDAVSKEFFALLQKKAEQGVDVKLSVDAIGGNDITKLMIRELEKSGAQFANSRPLSYQHFFYRLNHRNHRKIAVIDGRLSYIGGFNIGEEYLGNDPRFGYWRDYHVRLTGSGSEEITKQFLKDWKEDTGKTIQPPISKTHSTGSDRYQFVFSTGDDLEKKLIGMIHNAKSSIMIATPYFIPTDELMKSLLASLKRGVKIELLIPDKPDYWYTKPPSYPRTKKLLENGAVIYLYRKGFFHGKVMVIDDYVADIGTANWDKRSLFINDEANCFFYSKSFIAETKKELRKDFSSSRILTEDMYDQIPFWEKMLERTPEWIYELF is encoded by the coding sequence GTGCTGAAGAAAATCATAATCATTCTATTCTTATCTGCCGCCGCTTTAACCGGCATTGCCTATACAGCCGTAAACGATGTGAAATCAGGGGCAGAATCCTATAATAGGCAGCATCCGATTCTCGCGTCTCCTATTTCAACCGGAGATGCGAGTCTTTTTACTGACGGAAAAACCCTGATTCGTTCTCTTTATAAAGACATTGAGGAGGCGCAGAGCTTTATTTATATCCACTTCTTTATCATCCGGGATGATGCCGTAAGCAAAGAATTTTTTGCTCTTCTTCAAAAAAAAGCGGAGCAAGGTGTTGATGTGAAACTTTCAGTTGATGCAATCGGCGGAAATGACATCACAAAATTGATGATCCGAGAACTTGAAAAAAGCGGCGCGCAGTTTGCCAATAGCAGGCCGCTTTCCTACCAGCATTTTTTTTATCGCTTAAATCACCGCAATCACCGTAAAATCGCTGTAATCGATGGAAGGTTATCGTATATTGGCGGATTTAATATCGGGGAAGAGTATCTTGGAAATGATCCAAGGTTTGGGTATTGGAGAGATTATCACGTTCGGCTGACGGGCTCTGGCTCTGAAGAAATAACAAAACAGTTTTTAAAAGACTGGAAGGAAGACACGGGAAAAACCATTCAGCCTCCCATCTCAAAAACCCATAGTACAGGCTCTGACCGCTACCAATTTGTTTTCTCAACTGGTGATGATCTGGAAAAGAAATTAATAGGCATGATCCATAATGCCAAAAGCAGCATTATGATTGCTACTCCCTATTTTATACCAACTGATGAGCTGATGAAGTCCTTGCTCGCCTCATTAAAACGAGGGGTTAAGATTGAACTGCTGATACCTGATAAGCCTGACTACTGGTATACGAAACCGCCAAGCTATCCAAGAACGAAGAAGCTTCTCGAAAATGGGGCTGTCATCTATTTATACCGCAAAGGATTTTTTCACGGAAAAGTCATGGTTATTGATGATTATGTGGCGGACATCGGCACAGCCAACTGGGATAAACGGAGCCTTTTTATAAATGATGAAGCGAACTGTTTCTTCTATTCCAAATCATTTATTGCAGAAACAAAAAAGGAGCTGCGAAAGGATTTCTCCTCAAGCCGCATCCTTACAGAAGACATGTATGATCAAATACCGTTCTGGGAAAAAATGCTTGAACGTACCCCTGAATGGATTTACGAGCTATTTTAA
- a CDS encoding TetR/AcrR family transcriptional regulator, translated as MKQLARRIRSEQKITESAKQLIAEKGCPQTTFAELMKITGLSKGAIYHYVSSKDDLMAKVLQNLLAESNDRFFYKLSEGQKSMLDPADVLAEQIRVMEDAEQIIGKIFVYLVSRTDHQTARDALDDFYDSLYQFALLWIRSGQQNGTIPIELNPSKAAELYMLLLDGFRLRSTLYQSDFTLNSDELSAVLSQLFSRKDLLSSSS; from the coding sequence ATGAAACAGCTTGCGAGACGTATTCGATCAGAGCAAAAGATTACAGAATCGGCTAAACAGCTTATTGCAGAAAAAGGGTGCCCTCAGACAACATTTGCTGAATTAATGAAGATAACAGGCCTGTCAAAAGGTGCAATTTATCATTACGTGTCAAGCAAAGACGATTTGATGGCAAAGGTTCTGCAAAATCTTTTGGCAGAAAGCAATGACCGTTTTTTTTACAAGCTGTCTGAAGGCCAAAAATCAATGCTGGATCCAGCAGACGTATTGGCGGAACAGATCAGGGTAATGGAAGATGCAGAACAGATTATCGGAAAGATTTTTGTCTATTTGGTTTCTCGCACAGATCATCAAACTGCACGGGATGCCCTTGATGATTTTTATGACAGTCTCTATCAATTCGCATTGCTATGGATTCGTTCCGGTCAGCAAAATGGGACAATCCCAATTGAGCTCAATCCTTCGAAGGCGGCGGAGTTGTATATGCTGCTGCTTGACGGCTTCAGGCTGAGGTCCACTCTTTATCAATCCGACTTTACACTCAACTCTGATGAACTTTCTGCGGTTTTGAGCCAGCTTTTCAGCAGGAAGGATTTGTTATCATCGTCCAGTTAA
- the rpiA gene encoding ribose-5-phosphate isomerase RpiA, whose amino-acid sequence MNEKKQAGEYAAGFIKDGMTIGLGTGSTVYYALAKIGEFIEQGMTLKGVATSTATARIANSMHIPLIDLNDTEKIDLTIDGADEIDPKFNGIKGGGGALLREKLVANASDKIIWVAGHTKLVQKLGKFPLPVEVLSFGSNHTGRLLEKEHLHPILRKTKTGETFYTDSGNVIYDLHLDEIAEPGKLAERLKQFTGVVEHGLFLAHPNVVITGTGGSVVIRENKK is encoded by the coding sequence ATGAATGAGAAAAAACAAGCAGGTGAATATGCTGCAGGCTTCATAAAAGACGGAATGACGATTGGATTAGGGACAGGCAGTACAGTATATTATGCATTGGCGAAAATCGGTGAATTTATTGAACAGGGAATGACACTTAAAGGTGTCGCTACTTCCACTGCCACTGCGAGGATTGCTAACAGCATGCACATCCCTTTAATCGATTTGAATGACACAGAAAAAATTGATCTGACAATTGACGGCGCTGATGAAATTGATCCTAAATTCAATGGGATTAAAGGGGGAGGAGGCGCTCTTCTCCGTGAAAAGCTTGTAGCAAATGCTTCGGATAAAATCATTTGGGTGGCGGGCCACACGAAATTGGTACAAAAGCTGGGGAAATTCCCTCTGCCTGTTGAAGTCCTATCGTTTGGTTCAAACCATACGGGACGGCTTCTTGAAAAGGAACATTTACATCCGATCCTGCGCAAAACCAAGACTGGAGAGACATTTTATACAGATAGCGGAAATGTCATATATGATTTGCATTTGGATGAGATTGCAGAGCCAGGAAAGCTGGCTGAAAGGCTAAAACAATTTACTGGCGTTGTGGAGCACGGGCTTTTCCTTGCACACCCGAATGTAGTGATTACGGGAACAGGCGGAAGTGTGGTCATCCGTGAGAATAAAAAATAA
- a CDS encoding SGNH/GDSL hydrolase family protein: protein MPVFVHKNLPVGKIVFIGDSITDSGRKSDPVNLGHGYVRLIRDYYVLEGLGSKIEVCNRGISGNRVTDLASRWEKDVINEKPDFLTISIGINDVWRQLDQPGMKQVMPDDFRRIYEQILDEATAKTKARLILMEPTVIEEDLQSEGNRKLIPYINTVKDLALKYNAILVPAHQAFTEVLHVNERVPLTTDGVHMTSTGNLLMAKSWIESVSQVI, encoded by the coding sequence ATGCCAGTGTTTGTTCATAAAAACTTGCCAGTTGGAAAAATCGTTTTTATCGGAGACAGTATTACGGATTCCGGCCGGAAGTCCGATCCTGTGAACCTGGGTCATGGATATGTGCGGTTAATAAGAGATTATTATGTATTAGAAGGGCTGGGCTCCAAAATCGAGGTATGCAACAGGGGAATTAGCGGCAACCGAGTGACGGATCTTGCATCACGCTGGGAAAAGGATGTTATTAATGAGAAGCCCGATTTTCTTACAATTTCAATTGGGATAAATGACGTCTGGAGACAGCTCGATCAGCCAGGTATGAAACAGGTGATGCCAGATGATTTCAGAAGAATCTATGAGCAAATTTTAGACGAAGCAACAGCAAAAACAAAAGCTCGTTTAATTTTAATGGAGCCTACAGTAATTGAAGAAGATCTTCAATCTGAAGGGAATAGGAAGCTCATTCCATACATAAATACGGTAAAAGACCTTGCATTGAAATACAATGCAATTTTAGTTCCGGCCCACCAGGCGTTTACTGAAGTGCTTCACGTCAATGAGAGAGTCCCTTTAACAACAGATGGAGTGCATATGACTTCCACCGGTAATCTGCTAATGGCTAAATCGTGGATTGAATCGGTTAGTCAAGTTATATAA
- a CDS encoding YqcI/YcgG family protein, with translation MQTISSFLLTKEDMTNPEVVPQWVIDEYQTFHGVVTDATFPCYFGMKAEKKGELRYAYITREDWSNLPKAVEQFLTLFKEPPYTRHGLFVFMEPETEEGELDLYRKRFWDILQYLHEQDPKPWPVDAPKDPDHHLWDFHFNGEPFFIFGNAPAYKQRKTRHLGNSLVLGFQPRMIFEGLEGTEKGGIMSREKVRERVEKWDQLPTHPDISHYGDVDHNEWKQYFIGDDIEPIRGKCPFSHK, from the coding sequence ATGCAGACTATTTCATCTTTTCTTTTGACTAAGGAGGATATGACGAATCCCGAAGTTGTGCCTCAATGGGTGATCGATGAATATCAAACCTTTCATGGCGTAGTTACAGACGCAACTTTTCCTTGCTATTTCGGAATGAAAGCCGAAAAAAAGGGAGAACTGCGGTATGCATACATAACAAGAGAGGATTGGTCAAACCTTCCTAAGGCCGTTGAGCAGTTTTTGACCCTCTTTAAAGAACCACCTTATACACGCCACGGTCTATTTGTTTTTATGGAACCTGAAACAGAGGAAGGGGAACTTGATTTATACAGGAAACGTTTTTGGGACATTTTGCAGTACCTTCATGAACAGGATCCGAAGCCATGGCCGGTGGATGCACCTAAGGATCCAGATCATCATTTATGGGATTTTCATTTTAATGGAGAGCCATTTTTCATTTTTGGAAATGCGCCTGCTTACAAGCAGCGGAAAACGAGGCACCTTGGAAACAGCCTCGTATTGGGTTTTCAGCCAAGAATGATCTTTGAAGGTCTTGAAGGAACGGAAAAGGGAGGCATCATGTCCAGGGAAAAGGTGAGAGAAAGAGTAGAGAAGTGGGATCAGCTTCCGACACATCCTGACATTAGCCATTACGGTGATGTCGATCATAATGAGTGGAAACAGTATTTCATTGGAGATGATATTGAACCGATTAGGGGGAAATGCCCTTTTTCTCATAAATAA
- a CDS encoding LLM class flavin-dependent oxidoreductase gives MKLSILDQVPVSKNMSVTETFQQTAELAQHAEFLGYTRYWFAEHHGTRGLASTSPEILMSYIASITSRIRVGSGGVLLPQYSPYKAAENFRQLEAVFPGRIDLGVGRSPGGTRKVREALLDGAARDLSEFPRQLKDLIYYITDSLPSDHPFHGIKAAPLPESIPPVWILGLGENSARQTAELGLNYVFGHFIKPDRGREAFRDYRKHFVPSLFSASPQSLAAVFVICGKDDDHAEELAYSQDLWLLRVEKGLDSRVPSIEEAKSVVRSAADRERMAINRKRMIIGGPDKVKKAMNELSDQYETDEIMILTNVYSFDQKKHSFSRLAELFL, from the coding sequence ATGAAACTTAGCATACTCGACCAGGTTCCGGTTTCTAAAAACATGAGCGTTACCGAAACATTTCAGCAGACAGCTGAGCTTGCTCAGCATGCAGAATTCCTCGGATACACCAGATACTGGTTTGCGGAACATCACGGGACAAGGGGACTTGCCAGCACTTCTCCAGAAATTCTGATGTCGTATATCGCTTCCATAACCTCAAGGATCAGAGTGGGCTCAGGCGGCGTGCTTCTTCCTCAATACAGTCCCTACAAAGCAGCAGAAAACTTCCGGCAGCTTGAAGCTGTATTCCCCGGAAGAATTGATCTTGGCGTCGGCCGCTCACCCGGAGGCACACGAAAGGTTAGAGAGGCGCTTTTGGATGGTGCGGCAAGAGACTTGAGTGAATTTCCAAGGCAGCTGAAGGATCTTATTTATTATATAACCGATTCATTACCATCAGACCATCCATTCCATGGAATCAAGGCTGCTCCTCTTCCCGAATCCATCCCTCCGGTTTGGATTCTGGGACTGGGGGAAAACAGTGCACGGCAAACAGCAGAGCTTGGTTTGAATTATGTGTTCGGCCATTTTATTAAGCCGGATAGAGGACGGGAAGCTTTCCGGGATTATCGGAAACATTTTGTCCCTTCTCTATTTTCCGCATCCCCTCAGTCTCTGGCAGCCGTTTTCGTCATTTGCGGGAAAGACGATGATCACGCCGAGGAACTTGCATATAGTCAGGATTTATGGCTTCTCCGAGTAGAAAAAGGACTCGACAGCCGGGTACCAAGCATTGAAGAAGCCAAGTCAGTGGTTCGATCTGCGGCAGACCGTGAAAGAATGGCAATCAATCGAAAGAGAATGATCATTGGCGGACCTGATAAGGTGAAGAAAGCAATGAACGAGTTATCCGATCAGTACGAAACGGATGAAATCATGATTTTGACGAATGTCTATTCTTTTGACCAGAAAAAGCACTCCTTTTCAAGACTTGCAGAGCTATTTTTATAA
- a CDS encoding (S)-benzoin forming benzil reductase, whose amino-acid sequence MKTFIITGTSRGLGEELASQLLNTAHHVICLSRSKSEFLQQKAEEKKAPFLEIEADLSNAESIPDLMEHIFSSIRFENLQGIYLLNNAGTVQPVVPAELASAGEMVQNISVNLIAPMVLTSEFIKRTADIPAEKRIMNISSGAARKSYEGWSSYCSSKAGLDHFSRCIAEEQKQRTNGIKCVSIAPGVVDTSMQEHIRSLEEGKFPQQNRFIKLKEEGKLYSPSFAAEKLLTVLFDDHFGSEVIMDIRDA is encoded by the coding sequence ATGAAAACTTTTATCATTACAGGTACATCTAGAGGTCTTGGGGAAGAGCTGGCCTCTCAATTGCTGAATACAGCACATCACGTTATCTGTCTATCAAGATCAAAGAGTGAATTTCTCCAACAGAAAGCTGAAGAGAAAAAGGCTCCTTTCTTAGAAATTGAAGCAGATTTATCAAATGCAGAATCGATTCCGGATCTTATGGAACATATTTTCTCTTCCATTCGCTTTGAGAATCTGCAAGGCATCTATTTACTGAATAATGCCGGTACTGTACAGCCCGTTGTGCCAGCAGAGCTTGCATCAGCAGGTGAAATGGTACAGAATATCTCGGTTAACCTTATTGCTCCTATGGTATTAACCTCCGAATTTATTAAGAGAACGGCTGATATCCCTGCAGAAAAAAGAATTATGAATATTTCCTCAGGAGCAGCCAGGAAGTCCTATGAAGGCTGGAGCAGCTATTGCTCTTCTAAAGCCGGGCTAGATCATTTTTCACGCTGTATCGCTGAAGAACAAAAACAAAGAACAAATGGGATTAAATGTGTTTCCATTGCTCCGGGTGTCGTTGATACGAGTATGCAGGAGCACATACGCAGTTTAGAAGAAGGCAAATTTCCGCAGCAGAACCGATTTATAAAATTAAAGGAAGAAGGAAAGCTTTATTCGCCTTCTTTTGCCGCAGAGAAACTGCTGACGGTACTCTTTGACGATCATTTCGGAAGCGAAGTGATTATGGATATCCGTGATGCTTGA
- a CDS encoding DUF6241 domain-containing protein has product MPEKRTEKRAAKGRLSIIAISAASLGLAGTLFFYLYGEPVQNQEQHAKAATDQKGSAFHYFSASREWDDAAFQQVLHYMSHQKIAAHNNEKWGAIKITENRIGTLADLLDKHYTELEHADVYKDILSRWESGDFSHAVLDHNSIWTIQGGTIGKATRLLSSEEEEKYIKDENLK; this is encoded by the coding sequence ATGCCTGAAAAAAGGACCGAAAAAAGAGCCGCTAAAGGAAGGCTGTCCATCATTGCGATTTCGGCAGCATCACTAGGTTTAGCAGGGACTTTATTCTTTTATTTGTACGGGGAGCCTGTTCAAAATCAGGAGCAGCATGCAAAAGCAGCAACCGATCAAAAGGGTTCAGCTTTCCATTATTTTTCGGCTAGCAGGGAATGGGATGATGCCGCATTTCAGCAGGTCCTTCATTACATGTCCCATCAAAAAATAGCTGCTCATAATAATGAAAAATGGGGAGCCATTAAAATTACAGAAAATCGAATTGGAACTTTAGCTGACCTTTTAGATAAACATTATACCGAGCTGGAGCATGCAGATGTTTATAAAGATATTTTGTCGCGCTGGGAATCCGGTGATTTCTCTCATGCTGTATTGGATCACAACTCCATTTGGACTATCCAGGGAGGGACCATTGGAAAGGCAACCCGTCTGCTGTCTTCTGAAGAAGAGGAAAAATATATTAAAGATGAAAACTTAAAATAG